The proteins below come from a single Necator americanus strain Aroian chromosome V, whole genome shotgun sequence genomic window:
- a CDS encoding hypothetical protein (NECATOR_CHRV.G18288.T1) — MDRIEGESSNIKKQETPTKSPKKKSQPAPASMNGQVVNAKKTAEGLAGLYDSEEDEANVKDGGLDALFLVRNKPEEIEQYVIHLRKMLLEGEGETVIEIGVPIELEGKASGIPTKDLEIAVDNHVKALATIPAVGTKIERRTTGNKSTEVWLVRDPPKGEDFIEVRVAVVGNVDAGKSTLLGVLTHSALDDGRGLARTKLFRHKHEFESGRTSSVGNDILGFDVHGEVVNKPDPHNNNLDWVQISRDCSKLITFIDLAGHEKYLKTTIFGMTGHMPDYTMLMVGANMGIIGTTKEHLSLALSLSVPVFIVVTKIDMCPPQILEETMKNIGRLVKSAGARKLPVMVRNTNDVIHAAVNFPSKRVCPIFQVSNVEGTNLDLLRQFLNIVPLRRTLCENDPAHFQIDDVYWVEGVGTVVSGTVLSGTIKVNDTLLLGPNSVGEFVPLPVKSIHRKRMPVSSVRCGQTASFALRKVTKRDVRKGMVMLDPRMNPVSSMMFEAEILILHHPTTIKPNYQAMLHIGSIRQTATLVSMTKEVLRTGDRDRVMFRFIRLPEYIRPGTRMVFREGRTKAVGTVINVIPQATLAQQRAKLKDKTNRTFIKRGPKPPNGKPKVEAKE; from the exons ATGGATCGAATAGAAGGAGAAAGCTCTAATATAAAGAAACAAGAGACCCCAACCAAATCGCCCAAGAAAAAGTCGCAGCCGGCGCCAGCGAGTATGAATGGCCAAGTTGTCAATGCAAAGAAAACCGCCGAAGGTTTGGCTGGACTTTACG ATTCCGAAGAAGACGAAGCCAATGTCAAAGACGGTGGGCTCGATGCATTATTTCTTGTGAGAAATAAACCAGAAGAG ATTGAACAGTACGTTATACATCTCCGCAAGATGTTATTAGAAGGTGAAGGCGAAACGGTCATTGAAATTGGTGTTCCTATAGAGCTTGAAGGGAAAG CATCTGGTATCCCAACCAAAGATTTGGAGATAGCTGTTGATAACCATGTGAAAGCTCTCGCAACTATTCCAGCCGTCG GAACTAAAATAGAGAGAAGAACAACTGGCAACAAGTCCACTGAAGTATGGCTTGTAAGAGATCCTCCAAAAGGCGAAGATTTTATTGAG GTGCGAGTGGCTGTTGTGGGAAATGTAGATGCAGGAAAATCCACCTTACTAGGAGTGTTAACCCATAGCGCCCTTGACGATGGAAGAGGGCTCGCGAGAACAAAGTTATTCAG GCATAAACATGAGTTCGAGTCGGGTCGAACATCATCTGTAGGTAACGATATTCTCGGCTTCGATGTCCATGGCGAAGTGGTTAATAAACCAGATCCACACAATAATAACCTTGACTGGGTGCAGATTAGCAGAGATTGCAGTAAG TTGATAACCTTCATAGACTTAGCTGGACATGAGAAATATCTGAAGACTACCATATTCGGAATGACGGGACATATGCCCGATTATACGATGCTTATG GTTGGTGCAAATATGGGGATTATTGGTACGACGAAAGAACACTTGTCACTGGCTCTCTCACTGTCAGTCCCAGTGTTTATCGTG GTAACGAAAATAGATATGTGCCCACCTCAAATCCTTGAGGAAACCATGAAGAATATCGGGAGACTCGTGAAGA GTGCAGGTGCACGAAAACTTCCTGTGATGGTACGGAATACTAATGATGTAATTCATGCTGCCGTCAATTTTCCTAGTAAACg AGTATGTCCTATCTTCCAAGTATCCAACGTGGAAGGAACAAATCTTGATCTTCTGAGACAGTTCCTGAATATTGTTCCATTGAGACGAACACTTTGCGAGAATGATCCTGCTCACTTTCAG attGATGACGTCTATTGGGTAGAAGGCGTTGGCACAGTTGTATCCGGTACAGTGCTCTCTGGAACTATTAAAGTCAACGACACACTGTTGCTAGGTCCCAATTCTGTGGGAGAATTCGTTCCCTTGCCCGTGAAGTCAATCCATCGGAAGCGTATGCCAGTGTCAAGTGTACGATGTGGACAGACAGCTTCATTTGCTTTGAG GAAGGTCACCAAACGTGATGTCAGGAAAGGGATGGTTATGTTGGACCCACGGATGAATCCTGTGTCCAGCATgatgtttgaagctgaa ATACTGATTCTGCACCACCCTACGACGATAAAACCCAACTATCAAGCTATGCTTCATATTGGATCAATTCGACAGACTGCAACTCTAGTCAGCATGACTAAG GAAGTATTACGAACTGGAGATCGCGATCGGGTAATGTTCAGGTTCATACGTTTGCCGGAGTACATTCGACCAG GAACTAGGATGGTATTCCGCGAAGGAAGAACGAAAGCGGTAGGAACGGTGATAAATGTTATTCCACAAGCGACACTAGCTCAGCAAAGAGCGAAGCTTAAGGACAAGACGAACAGAACAT TTATTAAACGCGGGCCGAAACCTCCCAATGGAAAGCCGAAAGTGGAAGCAAAGGAATGA
- a CDS encoding hypothetical protein (NECATOR_CHRV.G18288.T2), with protein MMDRIEGESSNIKKQETPTKSPKKKSQPAPASMNGQVVNAKKTAEGLAGLYDSEEDEANVKDGGLDALFLVRNKPEEIEQYVIHLRKMLLEGEGETVIEIGVPIELEGKASGIPTKDLEIAVDNHVKALATIPAVGTKIERRTTGNKSTEVWLVRDPPKGEDFIEVRVAVVGNVDAGKSTLLGVLTHSALDDGRGLARTKLFRHKHEFESGRTSSVGNDILGFDVHGEVVNKPDPHNNNLDWVQISRDCSKLITFIDLAGHEKYLKTTIFGMTGHMPDYTMLMVGANMGIIGTTKEHLSLALSLSVPVFIVVTKIDMCPPQILEETMKNIGRLVKSAGARKLPVMVRNTNDVIHAAVNFPSKRVCPIFQVSNVEGTNLDLLRQFLNIVPLRRTLCENDPAHFQIDDVYWVEGVGTVVSGPNSVGEFVPLPVKSIHRKRMPVSSVRCGQTASFALRKVTKRDVRKGMVMLDPRMNPVSSMMFEAEILILHHPTTIKPNYQAMLHIGSIRQTATLVSMTKEVLRTGDRDRVMFRFIRLPEYIRPGTRMVFREGRTKAVGTVINVIPQATLAQQRAKLKDKTNRTFIKRGPKPPNGKPKVEAKE; from the exons ATGGATCGAATAGAAGGAGAAAGCTCTAATATAAAGAAACAAGAGACCCCAACCAAATCGCCCAAGAAAAAGTCGCAGCCGGCGCCAGCGAGTATGAATGGCCAAGTTGTCAATGCAAAGAAAACCGCCGAAGGTTTGGCTGGACTTTACG ATTCCGAAGAAGACGAAGCCAATGTCAAAGACGGTGGGCTCGATGCATTATTTCTTGTGAGAAATAAACCAGAAGAG ATTGAACAGTACGTTATACATCTCCGCAAGATGTTATTAGAAGGTGAAGGCGAAACGGTCATTGAAATTGGTGTTCCTATAGAGCTTGAAGGGAAAG CATCTGGTATCCCAACCAAAGATTTGGAGATAGCTGTTGATAACCATGTGAAAGCTCTCGCAACTATTCCAGCCGTCG GAACTAAAATAGAGAGAAGAACAACTGGCAACAAGTCCACTGAAGTATGGCTTGTAAGAGATCCTCCAAAAGGCGAAGATTTTATTGAG GTGCGAGTGGCTGTTGTGGGAAATGTAGATGCAGGAAAATCCACCTTACTAGGAGTGTTAACCCATAGCGCCCTTGACGATGGAAGAGGGCTCGCGAGAACAAAGTTATTCAG GCATAAACATGAGTTCGAGTCGGGTCGAACATCATCTGTAGGTAACGATATTCTCGGCTTCGATGTCCATGGCGAAGTGGTTAATAAACCAGATCCACACAATAATAACCTTGACTGGGTGCAGATTAGCAGAGATTGCAGTAAG TTGATAACCTTCATAGACTTAGCTGGACATGAGAAATATCTGAAGACTACCATATTCGGAATGACGGGACATATGCCCGATTATACGATGCTTATG GTTGGTGCAAATATGGGGATTATTGGTACGACGAAAGAACACTTGTCACTGGCTCTCTCACTGTCAGTCCCAGTGTTTATCGTG GTAACGAAAATAGATATGTGCCCACCTCAAATCCTTGAGGAAACCATGAAGAATATCGGGAGACTCGTGAAGA GTGCAGGTGCACGAAAACTTCCTGTGATGGTACGGAATACTAATGATGTAATTCATGCTGCCGTCAATTTTCCTAGTAAACg AGTATGTCCTATCTTCCAAGTATCCAACGTGGAAGGAACAAATCTTGATCTTCTGAGACAGTTCCTGAATATTGTTCCATTGAGACGAACACTTTGCGAGAATGATCCTGCTCACTTTCAG attGATGACGTCTATTGGGTAGAAGGCGTTGGCACAGTTGTATCCG GTCCCAATTCTGTGGGAGAATTCGTTCCCTTGCCCGTGAAGTCAATCCATCGGAAGCGTATGCCAGTGTCAAGTGTACGATGTGGACAGACAGCTTCATTTGCTTTGAG GAAGGTCACCAAACGTGATGTCAGGAAAGGGATGGTTATGTTGGACCCACGGATGAATCCTGTGTCCAGCATgatgtttgaagctgaa ATACTGATTCTGCACCACCCTACGACGATAAAACCCAACTATCAAGCTATGCTTCATATTGGATCAATTCGACAGACTGCAACTCTAGTCAGCATGACTAAG GAAGTATTACGAACTGGAGATCGCGATCGGGTAATGTTCAGGTTCATACGTTTGCCGGAGTACATTCGACCAG GAACTAGGATGGTATTCCGCGAAGGAAGAACGAAAGCGGTAGGAACGGTGATAAATGTTATTCCACAAGCGACACTAGCTCAGCAAAGAGCGAAGCTTAAGGACAAGACGAACAGAACAT TTATTAAACGCGGGCCGAAACCTCCCAATGGAAAGCCGAAAGTGGAAGCAAAGGAATGA
- a CDS encoding hypothetical protein (NECATOR_CHRV.G18288.T3), which translates to MMDRIEGESSNIKKQETPTKSPKKKSQPAPASMNGQVVNAKKTAEGLAGLYDSEEDEANVKDGGLDALFLVRNKPEEIEQYVIHLRKMLLEGEGETVIEIGVPIELEGKASGIPTKDLEIAVDNHVKALATIPAVGTKIERRTTGNKSTEVWLVRDPPKGEDFIEVRVAVVGNVDAGKSTLLGVLTHSALDDGRGLARTKLFRHKHEFESGRTSSVGNDILGFDVHGEVVNKPDPHNNNLDWVQISRDCSKLITFIDLAGHEKYLKTTIFGMTGHMPDYTMLMVGANMGIIGTTKEHLSLALSLSVPVFIVVTKIDMCPPQILEETMKNIGRLVKSARKLPVMVRNTNDVIHAAVNFPSKRVCPIFQVSNVEGTNLDLLRQFLNIVPLRRTLCENDPAHFQIDDVYWVEGVGTVVSGPNSVGEFVPLPVKSIHRKRMPVSSVRCGQTASFALRKVTKRDVRKGMVMLDPRMNPVSSMMFEAEILILHHPTTIKPNYQAMLHIGSIRQTATLVSMTKEVLRTGDRDRVMFRFIRLPEYIRPGTRMVFREGRTKAVGTVINVIPQATLAQQRAKLKDKTNRTFIKRGPKPPNGKPKVEAKE; encoded by the exons ATGGATCGAATAGAAGGAGAAAGCTCTAATATAAAGAAACAAGAGACCCCAACCAAATCGCCCAAGAAAAAGTCGCAGCCGGCGCCAGCGAGTATGAATGGCCAAGTTGTCAATGCAAAGAAAACCGCCGAAGGTTTGGCTGGACTTTACG ATTCCGAAGAAGACGAAGCCAATGTCAAAGACGGTGGGCTCGATGCATTATTTCTTGTGAGAAATAAACCAGAAGAG ATTGAACAGTACGTTATACATCTCCGCAAGATGTTATTAGAAGGTGAAGGCGAAACGGTCATTGAAATTGGTGTTCCTATAGAGCTTGAAGGGAAAG CATCTGGTATCCCAACCAAAGATTTGGAGATAGCTGTTGATAACCATGTGAAAGCTCTCGCAACTATTCCAGCCGTCG GAACTAAAATAGAGAGAAGAACAACTGGCAACAAGTCCACTGAAGTATGGCTTGTAAGAGATCCTCCAAAAGGCGAAGATTTTATTGAG GTGCGAGTGGCTGTTGTGGGAAATGTAGATGCAGGAAAATCCACCTTACTAGGAGTGTTAACCCATAGCGCCCTTGACGATGGAAGAGGGCTCGCGAGAACAAAGTTATTCAG GCATAAACATGAGTTCGAGTCGGGTCGAACATCATCTGTAGGTAACGATATTCTCGGCTTCGATGTCCATGGCGAAGTGGTTAATAAACCAGATCCACACAATAATAACCTTGACTGGGTGCAGATTAGCAGAGATTGCAGTAAG TTGATAACCTTCATAGACTTAGCTGGACATGAGAAATATCTGAAGACTACCATATTCGGAATGACGGGACATATGCCCGATTATACGATGCTTATG GTTGGTGCAAATATGGGGATTATTGGTACGACGAAAGAACACTTGTCACTGGCTCTCTCACTGTCAGTCCCAGTGTTTATCGTG GTAACGAAAATAGATATGTGCCCACCTCAAATCCTTGAGGAAACCATGAAGAATATCGGGAGACTCGTGAAGA GTGCACGAAAACTTCCTGTGATGGTACGGAATACTAATGATGTAATTCATGCTGCCGTCAATTTTCCTAGTAAACg AGTATGTCCTATCTTCCAAGTATCCAACGTGGAAGGAACAAATCTTGATCTTCTGAGACAGTTCCTGAATATTGTTCCATTGAGACGAACACTTTGCGAGAATGATCCTGCTCACTTTCAG attGATGACGTCTATTGGGTAGAAGGCGTTGGCACAGTTGTATCCG GTCCCAATTCTGTGGGAGAATTCGTTCCCTTGCCCGTGAAGTCAATCCATCGGAAGCGTATGCCAGTGTCAAGTGTACGATGTGGACAGACAGCTTCATTTGCTTTGAG GAAGGTCACCAAACGTGATGTCAGGAAAGGGATGGTTATGTTGGACCCACGGATGAATCCTGTGTCCAGCATgatgtttgaagctgaa ATACTGATTCTGCACCACCCTACGACGATAAAACCCAACTATCAAGCTATGCTTCATATTGGATCAATTCGACAGACTGCAACTCTAGTCAGCATGACTAAG GAAGTATTACGAACTGGAGATCGCGATCGGGTAATGTTCAGGTTCATACGTTTGCCGGAGTACATTCGACCAG GAACTAGGATGGTATTCCGCGAAGGAAGAACGAAAGCGGTAGGAACGGTGATAAATGTTATTCCACAAGCGACACTAGCTCAGCAAAGAGCGAAGCTTAAGGACAAGACGAACAGAACAT TTATTAAACGCGGGCCGAAACCTCCCAATGGAAAGCCGAAAGTGGAAGCAAAGGAATGA
- a CDS encoding hypothetical protein (NECATOR_CHRV.G18289.T1) yields the protein MGLQKSFKLPKRKRSRRTIITYNARALASEAAIEGMIMQARKIMYDVKELTKTRRSHQVNAVHGTGGEPFLRICYSRGVDVLVDTSIELSRTTRPELVVVTHLLRSHPKSIYKDLKLSIWA from the coding sequence ATGGGGCTGCAGAAGTCATTTAAGCtgccgaaacggaaaaggtcTAGGAGGACGATCATTACATACAACGCACGTGCGCtggcatcggaagcggccattgAGGGTATGATTATGCAGGCCAGAAAGATTATGTACGACGTCAAGGAACTGACTAAGACGAGACGGAGCCACCAAGTAAACGCCGTACATGGAACTGGAGGAGAACCGTTTTTAAGAATATGctacagtagaggagttgatgTCCTTGTTGACACAAGTATAGAACTCTCTCGAACAACACGACCCGAATTAGTCGTCGTGACTCATCTTCTTCGCTCACATCCAAAATCAATCTACAAGGAtttgaagctttctatatgggcATAG
- a CDS encoding hypothetical protein (NECATOR_CHRV.G18290.T2) has translation MRKLEWDDMGVKFHGQQLHHLRFADDIVLTTSNTSQTERKFDEIGGNISLGLTLSKKASFEYVRVPFVSTGTNILERSERSAMFVLAGK, from the coding sequence ATGCGAAAGCttgaatgggacgacatgggggTGAAGTTTCATGGTCAACAGCTACACCATCTGCGCTTTgctgacgacatcgttctgacAACATCTAACACCAGCCAAACGGAACGAAAATTTGACGAAATAGGTGGAAACATCAGTCTTGGGCTGACTCTGTCAAAGAAGGCGTCTTTCGAGTATGTTCGAGTCCCATTTGTGTCCACTGGAACGAACATACTCGAAAGATCAGAAAGATCTGCTATGTTTGTCTTGGCAGGGAAATGA
- a CDS encoding hypothetical protein (NECATOR_CHRV.G18291.T1) has translation MPSRGYKLHWCFFSSGISINDFYCVVQASERGPTFFALSSSESWLACLIVYLPQLSVKFFSSDIRPPTYLLFQAIHLWC, from the exons ATGCCATCCAGAGGTTACaa GCTTCACTGGTGTTTTTTTAGCTCTGGTATATCAATCAACGATTTTTATTGCGTAGTCCAAGCGAGCGAG AGAGGACCCACCTTTTTTGCGCTGTCTTCCTCAGAGAGCTGGCTAGCCTGTCTCATTGTGTATCTACCACAGCTATCTgtcaaatttttctcctctgaCATTCGCCCACCTACTTATTTGCTCTTTCAAGCAATACATCTTTG GTGCTGA